GCCGAGCACCAGGAGCGCGTCGAACGTCGCTGGTGCGCCGGCGCTTCGGATGCGGAGGGTCGCCCGCCAGCGATCCTCGGGGGCGGAAACGGGATCCATGCTCGTCCTCAGATGTGTGTGGGATGCCTAACGCTGGAGTTCAGCTGCGGAGCCGCGCGGTTGGAGCCGTGCGCCAGCGAGGGCCCCTGCGTGGCTCCGTCAGCTGCAACGATTCGTTAGGCCGCCGGCGCGGGGCTCCGGACCGGCGGGGCCCGTTGATTCTTGCGCTCCACGCTAGTTTCCACCGGCGCGCCCGGTAGTACCAGCACCCGGAATTCGGCCTCAATGACGCTCTGGCTCGACGCTGACGCCACCCCGCGCGACGTGAAGGACATCTGCCTGCGGGCGGCTGAGCGCCTGCGACTCGAGACGATCCTGGTCGCCAACCAGCGTGTGCCGCTGCCGCCGGGCTACGCGCACGTCTTGGCCGTGCGCGTGGAGGGCGGTCCCGACGCGGCCGACCGCTACATCGTCGAGCACGCGGCGCCAGGCGACGTGGCCGTGACCGCCGACATCCCGCTCGCCGCGCTGCTCGTGCCGAAGGGCGTCGCCGTCATCGACCCGCGCGGCGAGGAGTACACCAGCGAGAGCGTCGGCGAGCGGCTCTCGGTGCGGAACTTCATGGACGGGCTCCGGGGCGCCGGGGTCGAGACGGGTGGGCACGCCGCCTACGGCCCGCGCGAGAAGCAGGCGTTCGCGAACACGCTGGACCGGGTGCTCACTCGGGCGCTCCGGCGGGGCGGAGCCCGGTAGCGGCCTAACGCTGGAGTTCAGCTGCGGAGCCGCAGGGTTGGAGCTCTGGAGCTCGAGGAGCGCCGCGCGGCTCCGTCAGCTGCAACGATTCGTTAGGCCACCGGCGCGCGACTCGCCAGCCACGTGCCCGCTGTCGCCCGCTTGCTCGGGTGGCTAAGTTACCGGCGCTATGCGACTTCGCGACAGACTACCCGAACTCCGCGACGAGATTCGCCGCGCCGCCGCGGAGAGCGGCGCGCGCGACGTCCGCGTGTTCGGCTCTGTAGCGCGCGGGGAGGAGCGAGACGATAGCGACGTGGACTTCCTCGTCGCCTTGGAGCCCGGTCGCTCCCTCCTCGACCTGGCCCGCCTAGAACTCCGGCTCGAGCGGCTCTTCGGCCGCCGGGTCGACGTCGTGACGGAAGCGGGGCTCCGGGAGCCCATCCGCGCAGCCGCGCTGCGCGACGCCATCGGTGTCTGAGCGCGGGCCCGCAGCTGCGCGGAACCGTCTCCGCCACATGGCGGACGCCGCGGACGCGATCGCCGGCTATGTGGCGCGCGGGCGAGAGGCGTTTGACGCCGATCCGGCTGTCCGCGACGCGATCCTCTACCAGATCATCGTGCTCGGGGAGGCCGCCAAGGCGGCCCTCGCGGCGGACCCCGACCTTGAAGCCGCCCACCCCAGTGTGGACTGGTCGCCCGTGGCCCGCATGCGCGACCGGGTGGCGCACCACTACTGGGCGACCGACGGCGAGGTCGTCTGGGCCACGGCGCGCGACGCCGTGCCAGCCCTGCGGCGGGCGGTGGCAGCGGCGCTCGCGGCCGCGGGATGACTCTGCGTTCCACGAACTTCGTGGTGGCCTAACGCTGGAGCTAAGCTGCGAAGGCGCGAGGCTGGAGCCATGCGCCGGGTCGGGACGATGCGCGCCTTCGTCAGCTTCAGCGATTCGTTAGACAACGGCCTCGGTGATGTCAGCGAGGCGGCGGTCCGGGAGTCCACTCACTGAGGTCTCGCGGCGCCTGCGCTCCTCGCAGCAGGTCCCAGTCCGACCACCCGGTGACCTGGTCGCCCATGTCGCTCGCGGCTGCCTCGGGTGAGTGGTACGAGCCAAGCGGCATCTCGTCCCCGACACCGAGCCACCACCGGCCATCGCTGTTCGGCTGCGGCCGAATCCAGAACACGCCAACGGGTGTGCGATAGTGCCAGATGGTCGTCATTCGAAGATGGGTGTCGTTGTCTAACGCTAGAGTTCAGCTGCGGAGCCGCAGGGTTGGAGCCGGGCTGCCGGGTCGGGATGTTGCGCGGCTCCGCCAGCTGCAACGATTCGTTAGACGCCGGCGCGCCGAATCAGCGGCGCGATCGCGAACAGCAGCGCTAAGGCAATCACTGCCGCGGCGGCCCAGCGCCAACCGGAACGACGCAGACGCTTGCCCCTCGCGGAAAGTAGCGCCCCCGGCGGCGGCACGTAGTCCCGGCTCAATGGCGCCCACCAACGGCCGGCACGGATGTTCGCGTGGTCAGCGTCCGAGAACCCCGCGTTCGTGTCCGCCCGCGCAAACTGAACCACGGCCGCCAGCCCAGACACACCCGCAATAGCGGCGAGGATGCCGGCAAGGACGATAAGGATCGATCGAAAGCTCACTCAGCTACTTGGCAATGGTGGTTGTGCGTCTAACGCTGGAATTAAGCTGCGAACGCGCAGGGCTGGAGCCGCGCTGCCGGCGAGGAGAGTTGCGCGCGTTCGTCAGCTTCAATGACTCGTTAGCTAGCAGGGGGATGGACTCTGCTCGTCACCCGCTGCTTGCGCTGCGCCCACGGGGGCCGGCGCTTCGGCCGCGCCTCCAACTCGAAGCCGGCCAGGATCGACCCGAACAGCACGCTGAGGGCGACCACGATGACCCACTCGACCGGGTCGCGTAGCGCGAAGTGGTGCCTCGGGTCGACCTCATCCCTGCTCAGGAGCGCGAACGCGGTGGCCATGTACACGGCGACGGCGAGCCACCACTTCACGTAGGTCCCCGGCCGGCCAACACGGCGGGGCGCCGTGCGGGCCAGCGACCACGCGGTGCCGCCGGCGAGGCCGGCCAGCCCGCCGACAATCGCGACCCACAGCGCCTGCAGCACGAACTCCGGTCCCTTCACCAGCACGCCGATGGCGAGCAACGGCAGCAGCAGGATCGCGCGGCCGGCCATGAGCGCGTAGACGAAGAACGCGCCGTAGAACGGCGGGCGTGCCCACTCCGGCAGGCTCTCGACGTTCTTGAGGACCTCGTCGAGTCGCGATGGCGGCGGCTTCGGCTCCTGCTCCTGCTCTGTGTCGGTCACGGATGCTTGGTTGCTAGCTAACGCCGGAGTTCTGCTGCGAAGGCGCGAACGTGATCTGTGCTGCCGGTGCGGAGAGCTGCGCGCCTTCGTCAGCAGCAACGAATCGTTAGGCTGCGGGATGACCGGCGCTGCCGCGCTCCGACAAGCGACAGCGGAAGGGTGCGGCGCCGCGCGCACCGCCGCCAGCGCCGCGCCGGGTTCGCGGGCATCGCGCCGCCGAGCGAGCCGCCGGCACCGGGCTCCGCCCCCGCGGCGCACCTCTCTCTCCCGCCACGCGCCGTCGCGTCCACAACCTGATGCCCGGGCGCGACGACCCGCGGCGCGCCGGCGGCGGCTCGACACCGCGCCACCGGCGTCGCGCCCAGCCGATCACCGCCGCTGCCCCCCGCCGGCCAGCGGCTCACGCGCTCCAATGCGCCGCACACGTGAGATGCGTGCATGGTCCACGCGGCCTAACGCTGGAGTTCAGCTGCGAAGGCGCGAACGTGATCTCGGCTGCCGGTGAGGGACGATGCGCGCCTTCGTCAGCTGCAACGATTCGTTGGGCGGCACGCGCTCGGGGGTCACAGCAGGCCACCAGGCCGAGCGACTCGGCGCTCCCACCTGACCGGCGGATCCGTAGCGCGTGACGGGTGAGCGACTGTCTGGCTACGCGCATCCCCACGGCCGCGGACGATCATCGCCGCGCGCGTCGCGATGCCAGTCTTGCCATCGTCTCAGCGGATGCTGGAAAACAGAACGCTGCTTTCTTGCGCGAGGGTCCCTCCCCGAACTCCGCATTGTAGTGCGGCCCCTTGGCGGGGTCGTCGTCAATGCGCAGGCGCCAGAACGGCTTCGACCTCGGGCTGACCCCGACTTCTGCTCCCTCGAAGGTTCCAAGCCGGCCAATCTCGACGTTGTGATTGAGGCTGAAGTGCGCACCCTTCGCCTCTAGCCACGCAATCGCAGCATTGCGCGCCTGCTCGAGATGCTGATAACGGAAAATTTCCTCCATCTCATCACCTCCATGTTTGACGTCCGCCCAACGCTGGAGTTCAGCTGCGAGGCGGCAGGGTCGGAGCCATGCTGCCGGCGAGGAACGCCGCGCCGCCTCGTCAGCTGCAACGATTCGTTAGACCGCGGCTGCGTGAAGTGTGCGGTCAGGCGCTGTCCGTGACAACCACGCTGGTGACACGGCCGGCACGGGTCACGTCCACGACGCCCATGCCGTCGAGCGTGTGCGGGTTCGCCGGCACCGTCACGACGCGGAACCCGTCGGCGGTATGCTCCACCCGGAACACCCGCGACGGCAGCCGCGCCCCGCGGGCCAGCGTATCGAGCGCGACGCACACCGCCCGCGCACTGTCGCCCGCCGCGCGCGAGCAGTCCGCAGCCCGGCGCGCAGTCCGCCCGCAGGCCGCAGCCGCTCCGGCGAGCGTGAAGATGGTGAAGAGGATGGCGGCTCGTCCGACCATGGATGTCGCGGGCTAACGCTGGAGTTAAGCTGCGAAGGCGCGGGCGTGATCCATGCCGCCGGGGAGGAGCGATGCGCGCCTTCGTCAGCTTCAACGATTCGTTAGCCAGCTCGGCGTAGGACTCGACGGCGCGCGATCGCAGCCGTGAGTCCGGGGCCAAGAGTGATGAATAGCAGAAGTGGCGCGTGCCACCAGCGCTCCCCGTCCCACGTACAACTCGGGTCAGCAGCGCACTGCATCTGCGGGCCAATATGGAAAAGGGCGTAGACCCCGGCGACAAGACCGAGGCCCCAGCATGCGGCGACGAAGAGGCGGCTGCGGACCATGCTTAGAAATGATGCGTGCTAGCTGGCTAACGCTTGAGTTCAGCTGCGAAGGCGCAGGGCTGGAGCTGTGCATGCGGCTGGGCCGCTGCGCGCCTTCGTCAGCTGCAACGATTCGTTATGCCGCCGGCGTGCGGACCGGTGCTCCGTCATGCC
The window above is part of the Gemmatirosa kalamazoonensis genome. Proteins encoded here:
- a CDS encoding HepT-like ribonuclease domain-containing protein translates to MADAADAIAGYVARGREAFDADPAVRDAILYQIIVLGEAAKAALAADPDLEAAHPSVDWSPVARMRDRVAHHYWATDGEVVWATARDAVPALRRAVAAALAAAG
- a CDS encoding nucleotidyltransferase family protein, giving the protein MRLRDRLPELRDEIRRAAAESGARDVRVFGSVARGEERDDSDVDFLVALEPGRSLLDLARLELRLERLFGRRVDVVTEAGLREPIRAAALRDAIGV
- a CDS encoding YaiI/YqxD family protein; this encodes MTLWLDADATPRDVKDICLRAAERLRLETILVANQRVPLPPGYAHVLAVRVEGGPDAADRYIVEHAAPGDVAVTADIPLAALLVPKGVAVIDPRGEEYTSESVGERLSVRNFMDGLRGAGVETGGHAAYGPREKQAFANTLDRVLTRALRRGGAR